The Candidatus Zymogenaceae bacterium genome includes a window with the following:
- a CDS encoding chemotaxis protein CheW, whose translation MYDEELLKEFIIESNEHLSELEENLNRLVDDPKNQEYLNQLFRAVHSIKGSADYIGLEKTGEFLHKMESILERLRQGSLTATKDIIDVLFMGMDTVTSLLQDLSESKEELSSVESASVALDRLLNGDVELPENDTLDEETSDEVTEGVFSSRKPEDTAPTKAAEEPPEEPEDTIEMDLDLDEEFPDLGEKYGDVDDTVRTRSKAHIPPSEDVFDNEISEVLEQHMDELENALKVLEEKKTTEELERFLKLVESFRSSIEYFGYDELDTSLSNISKSIMLFLEEGESLTDNEVLSFYNNLDIIREYVNETEPVIGNTTEISGTDGKTPLSADEAIKEFTIIPGVGAAKARQIYEAGYLTWDALSRANEEDLSKIEGISANLASDIIAFFQEEREAASAQTQAPSVSTVQGESEGHIAAIRGEVKEDLAVGYDEELIDIFLSATVDLFSILDVRLQDIEDKEADDDLIQELLEIVLKLRRSANYMEYFSIVDQLNQIVTLLERYLKDRHGMSPESVTTLVQELSGLKSALRRSKIFTEPSEEETAEVIELTDEDRELLQIFLSAAEQYMETIDVCLTNIRNGSDIEESVEIYKKAVESLRSSAKFMGYDSILSILEKEMKILTEAGHNPESISSLSETLGGFYTELEDEIGTLSRSAGKIPEAVEIPSVPTREPRERPKAEDIRAETPDISVMEKPGEAATPVASRRISDETPPGGSVPPGGGDEEPPGTEIPYSRKTLRVETERVDNIMNLVGELVVNRASFSQLVNLFRDMYREILELKKLDKQEMINLRQLALEFEESTTELSRVSNELQEGVMRVRMVSINQLFARFPRMVRDLANKMNKDVNLIITGKETELDKSVIEEIGDPLTHIIRNSIDHGFESPGERRKMGKPEQGTLNISAYHQGNQVIIEVSDDGRGMDFSKIKSRMESSGEVTALEAERLTERDMINYLFKPGVSLAEKVSHVSGRGVGLDIVKRNVDKLKGSIDVITELGKGASFNIKLPLTLAIIQALIVEIQQRVFSIPLSSVIETVQVHIDEIDTIEGHQVLRIRDKVLPLLHLSEIFRMNTGWESEEDAQKKVYVVILSAEGREVGLIVDRLLGEEDIVIKSLEEYLTGTRGVSGASIMGDGSISLIIDVIELVNLAIAKERELRKKQAERRYQKRSVRKRIETENDTPPVS comes from the coding sequence ATGTACGATGAAGAACTGTTGAAGGAATTCATCATAGAAAGCAACGAGCACTTATCCGAGCTGGAGGAAAACCTCAATCGGCTGGTGGACGACCCGAAGAACCAGGAATATCTCAACCAGCTTTTTCGGGCCGTTCACTCCATCAAGGGATCAGCCGATTATATCGGCCTGGAGAAAACCGGGGAATTCCTGCACAAGATGGAGAGCATACTCGAACGGCTCCGGCAGGGGTCTCTGACGGCCACCAAGGATATAATCGATGTTCTCTTTATGGGTATGGACACGGTCACGTCTCTCCTGCAGGATCTCTCCGAGAGTAAAGAGGAGCTCTCAAGTGTGGAATCCGCCTCCGTCGCCCTTGATCGTTTGCTTAATGGGGACGTCGAATTGCCGGAGAACGACACTCTGGATGAAGAGACATCGGACGAGGTGACCGAGGGAGTGTTTTCATCGAGAAAACCGGAAGACACGGCACCGACGAAGGCCGCAGAGGAACCTCCGGAAGAGCCGGAAGACACGATAGAGATGGATCTAGATCTGGATGAAGAGTTTCCCGATCTCGGTGAGAAATACGGCGATGTGGATGATACGGTACGCACCCGTTCGAAGGCCCATATCCCCCCAAGCGAGGACGTGTTCGACAACGAGATTTCCGAGGTCCTCGAGCAGCATATGGATGAGCTGGAAAACGCTCTCAAGGTGTTGGAAGAGAAAAAAACCACCGAAGAACTGGAGCGATTTCTGAAGCTTGTGGAGAGTTTTCGGTCGTCCATTGAGTATTTCGGGTACGACGAGCTTGATACGAGTCTCAGCAATATCAGTAAATCCATTATGTTGTTTCTTGAGGAGGGGGAGAGCCTCACCGATAACGAGGTGCTCAGTTTCTACAACAACCTTGACATTATCCGGGAATATGTCAACGAAACAGAGCCGGTCATTGGGAACACAACGGAGATCTCCGGCACCGACGGCAAAACACCGTTGTCCGCCGATGAGGCGATCAAGGAATTCACCATAATACCCGGGGTGGGCGCCGCAAAAGCCCGACAGATCTACGAAGCCGGTTATTTGACGTGGGATGCGCTGTCCAGGGCGAATGAGGAGGATCTCTCCAAAATTGAAGGGATCAGCGCGAATCTTGCCTCGGATATCATCGCCTTTTTCCAGGAAGAGCGGGAGGCCGCTTCCGCTCAGACACAGGCCCCATCCGTATCCACGGTACAGGGGGAGTCGGAAGGGCATATAGCGGCGATCAGAGGCGAGGTCAAAGAGGATCTCGCCGTGGGGTATGATGAGGAGCTGATAGATATTTTTCTCTCCGCTACGGTTGACCTCTTTTCCATTCTGGATGTGCGCCTTCAGGATATCGAGGACAAGGAGGCCGATGACGATTTAATACAGGAATTGCTGGAGATTGTGCTGAAGCTCAGACGTTCGGCGAATTACATGGAATATTTCTCCATCGTCGATCAACTCAACCAAATCGTCACCCTTCTGGAACGGTACCTGAAGGATCGCCACGGGATGAGCCCTGAATCCGTCACCACCCTGGTGCAGGAATTGTCAGGTCTGAAATCCGCGCTGAGACGCTCGAAGATTTTCACCGAGCCATCGGAAGAAGAAACGGCCGAGGTGATTGAACTGACCGATGAAGACCGGGAGCTCTTGCAGATATTCCTCTCCGCCGCCGAGCAATATATGGAGACCATCGATGTGTGCCTCACCAATATTCGGAACGGAAGTGATATCGAGGAATCGGTGGAAATATACAAGAAAGCGGTGGAGAGCCTCCGGTCGTCGGCGAAATTCATGGGATACGACTCCATCCTGAGTATTCTTGAGAAGGAGATGAAAATTCTCACCGAAGCGGGACATAATCCCGAATCGATCTCATCGTTGTCTGAGACTCTGGGCGGCTTCTATACCGAATTGGAAGATGAGATCGGCACGCTTTCCCGATCCGCGGGGAAGATCCCGGAGGCGGTCGAAATACCGTCGGTGCCGACCCGGGAGCCCCGGGAAAGGCCGAAGGCGGAGGATATACGGGCCGAAACGCCGGATATTTCCGTCATGGAGAAGCCGGGGGAGGCCGCGACGCCGGTCGCCTCCCGGAGAATCTCGGATGAGACGCCGCCGGGAGGTTCTGTCCCCCCGGGAGGGGGCGACGAAGAGCCGCCCGGAACGGAGATCCCCTATTCACGAAAGACCCTCAGGGTGGAGACCGAGCGGGTGGATAATATCATGAACCTGGTGGGCGAGCTGGTCGTCAACCGCGCAAGCTTTTCCCAGTTGGTAAACTTGTTCAGGGATATGTATCGGGAAATCCTGGAATTGAAGAAGCTCGACAAGCAGGAAATGATAAACCTCAGACAGCTCGCCCTTGAATTCGAGGAGTCCACAACGGAGCTGAGCCGCGTTTCCAATGAACTCCAGGAAGGCGTCATGCGTGTCAGGATGGTCAGTATAAACCAGTTGTTCGCCCGATTTCCCCGGATGGTGCGTGACCTGGCCAACAAGATGAACAAGGATGTGAACCTGATTATCACCGGTAAGGAAACGGAGCTGGACAAATCGGTCATAGAGGAAATCGGCGACCCCCTTACTCACATTATCAGAAATTCCATCGATCACGGTTTCGAATCCCCCGGGGAACGACGAAAAATGGGCAAGCCCGAGCAAGGGACATTGAATATCTCCGCGTATCATCAGGGCAATCAGGTGATCATCGAAGTATCCGATGACGGGAGAGGGATGGACTTCAGCAAGATCAAGTCGCGAATGGAGTCTTCGGGTGAGGTTACGGCCCTCGAGGCGGAACGCCTGACCGAGCGGGACATGATCAATTATCTGTTCAAGCCGGGTGTTTCCCTGGCCGAGAAGGTCAGCCATGTTTCCGGTCGGGGCGTCGGGCTTGATATCGTGAAACGAAATGTCGACAAGCTGAAGGGGAGCATCGACGTGATAACGGAGTTGGGGAAGGGAGCATCGTTTAATATCAAGCTGCCGCTGACCCTGGCGATTATCCAGGCCCTGATCGTTGAGATACAACAGCGGGTATTTTCCATTCCACTGTCATCGGTTATTGAAACGGTCCAGGTGCACATCGACGAGATTGATACCATCGAAGGGCATCAGGTCCTCAGGATACGAGACAAGGTATTGCCGCTTCTGCATCTTTCAGAGATATTTCGCATGAATACCGGATGGGAAAGTGAAGAGGATGCACAAAAGAAGGTATATGTGGTAATATTAAGCGCCGAGGGGAGGGAAGTGGGTCTCATAGTGGACAGGCTCCTGGGTGAAGAGGATATCGTTATCAAGTCCCTCGAGGAATATCTGACCGGAACCAGGGGAGTATCCGGCGCGTCGATTATGGGGGATGGATCGATATCTCTTATCATTGATGTGATAGAACTGGTAAACCTGGCGATCGCCAAGGAGCGGGAGCTCAGGAAAAAACAGGCGGAGCGGCGGTATCAGAAGCGATCTGTCAGGAAAAGAATCGAAACGGAAAACGACACTCCCCCGGTCTCATGA
- a CDS encoding ParA family protein: protein MSHVITIASQKGGVGKTTTAVNLGASLAVYERRTLVVGLDPQCGLWLSFGRKREDLRGGFYDVVLNGMSPRKMIHGTEIEYLSFAPSNIWSNEEETAYFNRINENIFMVRDIIDEIKDAYDFVLIDCPPSLGAITVAGMAAADYLIVPVQSEFYALKTIGRLIKAARVVGKKFNPNLKLLGFLLTMVDMRTSASREVAEDLRVDLKKKVFDVYIPRNIRLSEVPKMGKPAILFDISSAGVKSYLELAEEVIQKVE, encoded by the coding sequence ATGAGTCATGTGATTACCATTGCCAGCCAGAAAGGCGGGGTGGGGAAGACAACGACGGCGGTTAACCTCGGTGCTTCCCTCGCTGTGTATGAGCGACGGACATTGGTCGTTGGTCTTGATCCCCAGTGCGGTCTCTGGCTTAGTTTTGGACGGAAGAGGGAGGATCTGCGGGGCGGTTTTTATGACGTGGTGTTGAACGGGATGAGTCCCCGAAAGATGATTCATGGAACGGAAATTGAGTACCTCAGCTTCGCCCCGTCGAATATCTGGAGCAACGAGGAAGAGACCGCATACTTCAATAGGATTAACGAGAACATCTTCATGGTGAGGGATATCATCGATGAGATTAAGGATGCGTATGATTTCGTGCTGATTGATTGCCCCCCGTCCCTGGGGGCGATTACCGTCGCCGGCATGGCGGCGGCTGATTATCTGATAGTACCGGTTCAGAGCGAATTTTACGCCCTGAAGACGATCGGACGTTTGATAAAGGCGGCCCGTGTGGTCGGGAAGAAATTCAATCCGAACCTGAAGCTCTTGGGCTTTCTTTTGACGATGGTGGATATGCGCACGTCTGCATCCCGGGAGGTGGCCGAGGATCTCCGAGTTGATCTCAAGAAAAAGGTCTTCGATGTATATATACCCAGAAACATCCGTCTGTCAGAGGTGCCCAAAATGGGAAAGCCTGCGATACTGTTTGATATCAGCAGTGCAGGCGTCAAATCGTACCTGGAGCTTGCCGAAGAGGTGATTCAGAAGGTGGAATGA
- a CDS encoding chemotaxis response regulator protein-glutamate methylesterase, which translates to MAGSRIKTLIVDDSPVIRRAVTNVLEEEADIEVVGVAVNGEDAIQKYLDLKPDVVTMDVIMPRMDGLSSLKILAREYKVPVIMLSGVTNEGANITFRALEMGAVDFIPKPKKGSMILNFKFLKQELTTKIRAAYHVDMDKYLAISPDIAEEKARGAGKSIRPIRKKPDGYTKEELARLAENKIVVIGASTGGPKALEFILGKLPPTFPAGIIVAQHMPRFFTRFFAERLGRVTFLEVSEAKNGDVIESGKVLVTPGNYNVKIVKPFLAPQVELEKVDEDEKSATPSIDTLFYSAAATFGENTIGIILTGMGRDGSKGLKAIKMMGGTTIAQDESTSLVFGMPKSAIENGVVDSVLSINQIPAMLQNVTKKA; encoded by the coding sequence TTGGCGGGTAGTAGAATAAAAACACTGATAGTCGATGATTCCCCTGTTATCAGACGGGCCGTCACGAATGTCCTCGAGGAAGAAGCGGACATCGAGGTGGTGGGAGTCGCCGTGAACGGCGAGGATGCGATACAGAAGTATCTCGACCTGAAGCCGGATGTGGTGACAATGGACGTCATCATGCCCCGCATGGACGGACTGTCCTCGCTGAAGATACTCGCCCGGGAGTATAAGGTCCCGGTTATTATGCTCAGCGGGGTGACGAACGAGGGAGCGAACATTACCTTTCGCGCCTTGGAGATGGGCGCAGTGGATTTTATTCCCAAGCCGAAGAAGGGATCCATGATCCTCAACTTCAAGTTCCTCAAGCAGGAGCTGACGACGAAGATACGGGCCGCATATCACGTGGACATGGATAAATACCTGGCGATCAGTCCGGACATCGCCGAAGAAAAGGCCAGAGGTGCGGGCAAAAGCATCAGGCCGATCAGGAAAAAGCCGGATGGATACACCAAGGAGGAGCTAGCCCGTCTGGCGGAGAATAAGATCGTGGTGATCGGCGCGTCCACGGGGGGACCGAAGGCCCTGGAATTCATCCTCGGAAAACTGCCGCCGACCTTTCCCGCAGGGATCATCGTCGCCCAGCACATGCCCAGATTCTTCACACGGTTTTTCGCGGAACGACTGGGCAGGGTGACGTTTCTGGAAGTCTCGGAGGCAAAAAACGGGGACGTCATCGAGAGCGGAAAGGTATTGGTGACTCCGGGTAATTACAATGTCAAGATTGTCAAGCCGTTTTTGGCCCCCCAGGTGGAGCTTGAGAAGGTGGATGAGGATGAAAAAAGCGCCACACCCTCCATCGACACCCTGTTTTATTCGGCGGCCGCCACATTTGGGGAGAACACGATCGGTATTATACTTACCGGAATGGGCAGGGACGGCTCCAAGGGCCTGAAGGCCATAAAAATGATGGGGGGAACAACCATCGCCCAGGACGAGAGCACCTCCCTGGTTTTCGGTATGCCGAAATCCGCCATAGAAAACGGTGTTGTGGATTCGGTGCTGTCCATAAACCAGATACCGGCGATGCTTCAAAACGTCACGAAAAAAGCCTGA